The following are encoded together in the Strix aluco isolate bStrAlu1 chromosome 13, bStrAlu1.hap1, whole genome shotgun sequence genome:
- the LOC141929436 gene encoding putative G-protein coupled receptor 19, producing MGNSSHPFLLPSLLLLLQNRSHPETSIPPAAYEETGSPMAPSSSRNHTALQYDLRPGEIAAAGMVWAVLWLVSIFGNSLLCLVIHRSRRTQSTTDYFVASMACADLLLSVASAPFELLHLAYGRWMLGNVICKLVRYVQYLTPGVQVDVLLWISVDRFYTIIYPLSFRVSKQKAKKMILASWLLGAGFAAPAFFFYGSSSDHHCPFFPPGSWQGSAYSITHLLVVFLIPASLTIFFYQRLITYIWRIGFNDGTVRRTINIVPRRKVKTIKMLLVVSTAFLLSWLPFYVLQLWHLHETADSKTSLVFLAITWLSFSSSAAKPALYSIYNAKFRRGMKEVCCMSAMKYYRRNAYTITTSSRIAKKNHVGIADIPAPAKTVTKDSIYDAFYRQERKKKIAWAAESDPPDNLV from the coding sequence ATGGGTAACAGCAGccatccttttcttctcccttccttacTGCTCCTGCTGCAGAACAGGAGCCACCCCGAAAcctccatccctcctgctgcctaCGAGGAGACGGGGTCCCCCATGGCACCCAGCTCAAGCAGGAACCACACTGCATTGCAGTATGACCTGAGGCCGGGGGAAATTGCAGCAGCCGGCATGGTTTGGGCAGTGCTGTGGCTGGTTTCCATCTTTGGAAACTCCCTCCTGTGCTTAGTGATCCACCGCAGCAGGAGGACACAATCCACCACCGACTACTTTGTTGCATCCATGGCCTGCGCAGACCTTCTCCTCAGCGTCGCCAGCGCGCCCTTCGAGCTGCTCCACTTGGCCTACGGCAGGTGGATGCTGGGGAACGTCATCTGCAAGCTGGTAAGGTATGTGCAGTACCTCACCCCTGGAGTCCAGGTAGACGTGCTCCTCTGGATCAGCGTTGATCGCTTCTACACCATCATCTACCCCCTGAGCTTCAGAGTGTCCAAGCAGAAAGCCAAGAAGATGATTCTGGCCTCTTGGCTCCTGGGCGCGGGATTTGCAGCACCGGCTTTCTTCTTCTATGGCTCCAGCAGCGACCACCACTGCCCCTTTTTCCCCCCGGGTTCTTGGCAAGGCTCTGCCTACAGTATCACCCACCTCCTGGTGGTCTTTCTGATTCCAGCCAGCCTCACTATCTTCTTCTACCAGCGGCTCATCACGTACATCTGGAGAATAGGCTTCAACGACGGGACTGTCAGGAGGACAATCAATATTGTCCCAAGAAGAAAGGTGAAAACCATCAAGATGCTCTTAGTGGTGAGCACGGCGTTTCTCCTGTCCTGGCTCCCTTTCTACGTGCTACAGCTGTGGCACCTGCACGAAACAGCCGACAGCAAGACCTCCTTGGTTTTCCTGGCCATCACCTGGCTCTCCTTCAGTTCTTCAGCCGCCAAGCCAGCCCTCTACTCCATCTATAATGCAAAGTTCAGAAGAGGGATGAAAGAAGTTTGTTGCATGTCCGCCATGAAATACTACAGAAGGAACGCCTACACCATCACCACCAGTTCCAGGATAGCCAAAAAAAATCACGTTGGCATCGCGGACATCCCAGCTCCGGCCAAAACTGTCACCAAAGACTCCATCTATGATGCTTTCTAcagacaagaaaggaagaagaagattGCCTGGGCTGCTGAGTCCGACCCTCCAGATAATTTAGTCTAG
- the SLC26A2 gene encoding sulfate transporter, protein MAAMAEFNNIRSVTEMPEGDDVKRSFHHRMFLEPQEKKRSMKALVVKQAKKTCSCTPARIKDYVFSFFPVLQWLPKYKLREYLLGDIMSGVIVGVLLVPQSIAYSLLAGQEPIYGLYTSFFASIIYFIFGTSRHISVGIFGVICLMVGQVVDREIQRAGYDLEPAALSVLTDTAASVNTTISAVNQTSQKLLCDKSCYAITVAATMTFIAGVYQVAMGFFQVGFVSVYLSDSLLSGFVTGASFTILTSQAKYLLGLDIPRSSGIGSLIATWINIFRNIHKTNICDLITSFLCFLVLIPTKELNEHFKSRLKAPIPVELVVIVAATLASHFGKLRETYDSSVAGHIPTGFLPPHPPDWSLIPNVALDAIPIAIIGFAITVSLSEMFAKKHGYTVRANQEMYAIGFCNIIPSFFHCFTTSAALAKTLVKESTGCKTQMSGMVTSLVILLVLLVIAPLFYSLQKCVLAVITIVNLRGALRKFKDLPKMWHLSRVDTVIWLVTMAASALISTEIGLLVGVCFSMLCVIFRTQRPEAPLLGWVAESETYESLSAYKNLQTKPGIMVFRFEAPLYYINKECFKSTLYKQTGVNPVWVKAAKKKAEKRMLREKEVDSGGNQTSISMDFVSEPLGFHTIVIDCCAVQFLDTAGIRTLKEVCKDYGEIDVQVLLAQCNPSVRSSLIRGEFFKEGEDHLLFHSVHQAVDFALGAQGHSGTSASKN, encoded by the exons ATGGCAGCAATGGCAGAATTCAACAACATCCGTTCAGTGACTGAAATGCCAGAAGGAGACGACGTTAAACGCAGTTTCCATCACAGAATGTTCTTGGAACCccaagagaagaagaggagcatGAAGGCTCTGGTGGTTAAGCAAGCAAAGAAAACTTGCAGCTGCACTCCAGCCAGAATTAAAGACtatgttttcagtttctttcctgttttgcaGTGGCTTCCTAAATACAAACTAAGAGAGTACCTACTGGGAGACATTATGTCTGGTGTGATTGTGGGGGTCTTGCTAGTCCCACAGTCAATTGCCTATTCTCTCTTGGCTGGACAGGAGCCTATTTATGGCCTTTACACATCCTTTTTTGCTAgcattatttatttcatatttggaACCTCCCGCCACATCTCAGTTGGCATCTTCGGTGTGATTTGCCTGATGGTGGGACAAGTGGTGGATCGTGAAATACAGAGAGCTGGCTATGACTTAGAGCCAGCTGCACTCAGTGTCCTCACAGATACAGCAGCGTCTGTAAACACCACCATTTCGGCTGTGAATCAGACATCGCAGAAGCTGCTCTGTGATAAAAGCTGCTATGCAATTACAGTGGCAGCCACCATGACCTTCATAGCTGGAGTTTATCAG GTGGCCATGGGTTTCTTTCAAGTGGGCTTTGTCTCAGTGTACCTCTCCGATTCCTTGCTGAGTGGATTTGTCACAGGTGCCTCCTTCACCATCCTAACCTCACAAGCCAAGTATCTCCTGGGCCTAGACATTCCACGGAGCAGTGGCATCGGCTCCCTCATAGCCACATGGATAAACATCTTCAGAAACATACACAAGACCAACATCTGTGATCTCATCACCAGCTTCTTGTGCTTTCTTGTACTTATCCCAACCAAAGAGCTTAATGAACATTTCAAATCCAGGCTCAAGGCTCCAATACCAGTTGAACTAGTTGTGATTGTGGCAGCTACTCTGGCATCTCATTTTGGGAAGCTGAGAGAGACTTATGACTCGAGTGTTGCTGGACACATCCCCACTGGGTTTCTGCCACCCCACCCTCCAGACTGGAGCCTGATTCCTAATGTGGCGTTGGATGCTATCCCCATAGCTATTATTGGCTTTGCCATCACTGTTTCCCTCTCAGAGATGTTTGCCAAGAAACATGGTTACACTGTGAGGGCCAACCAGGAAATGTATGCCATTGGCTTCTGCAACATCATTCCCTCTTTCTTCCATTGCTTCACAACAAGCGCAGCTCTTGCCAAGACTCTTGTCAAGGAGTCCACAGGCTGTAAGACACAAATGTCTGGCATGGTGACTAGTTTGGTAATCCTATTAGTCCTCCTTGTGATTGCAcctttattttattcccttcagAAATGCGTCCTTGCTGTCATAACCATTGTAAATCTCAGAGGAGCCCTGCGGAAGTTCAAGGACCTGCCAAAAATGTGGCATTTGAGCAGAGTGGACACAGTGATCTGGCTAGTTACTATGGCAGCCTCAGCACTCATCAGTACTGAGATTGGTCTTTTGGTTGGTGTTTGCTTCTCTATGCTCTGCGTCATTTTCCGAACTCAGAGACCGGAGGCACCGCTGCTTGGCTGGGTGGCAGAATCTGAGACATATGAATCCCTGTCTGCTTACAAGAACTTGCAAACCAAGCCAGGAATCATGGTGTTCCGTTTCGAAGCACCCCTCTACTACATCAACAAAGAGTGCTTTAAATCCACCCTGTATAAGCAAACGGGGGTCAACCCAGTCTGGGTGAAGGcagcaaagaaaaaggcagaaaaaagaatgCTTAGAGAGAAAGAGGTGGATTCTGGTGGCAACCAGACCAGCATCTCTATGGATTTTGTCTCTGAACCTCTGGGGTTTCACACAATAGTCATTGACTGTTGTGCTGTACAGTTTCTGGACACGGCAGGAATACGCACGCTCAAAGAGGTCTGCAAGGACTACGGGGAGATAGATGTCCAGGTGCTACTGGCCCAGTGCAATCCTTCAGTGAGGAGTTCCCTGATTCGAGGAGAATTCTTTAAAGAGGGGGAGGACCACCTTCTCTTCCACAGTGTGCACCAGGCTGTAGACTTTGCATTGGGTGCACAGGGACACAGCGGGACCAGCGCTTCTAAGAACTAG